GTGATTTTATTACTATAGTGAAAGAGGCTTCAACTTCTAATAGCCACCTCCAAGAAAATGAAAGTGGCTTACAATAGTGTTGTAATTTTTTATTTATTTGAACATTTCAGTTTCTAATATTTTGGGGAAAGTCTCAATCAGCTTTCGAGTAGTAACTACGTCACTATCATTGTATTCAAGAGGAATATAATGGACTTTTCCATTTTTGACAGGCTCCAGGTTTTGAAACAAACTGCTTTCCCGTAACTGCTTAAAGCCTTCCTTGGCTTCAACGTTGTTGTCGTAAAGAATAAACAGGTTGTCTGCAATCAAGGAACTATGCATCTCTTCCTCAGTTATTTGAATATACGGAAGGCTGGTTGTCGGATTTAGTGAAGCTACTTTCTCAGACATTTTGTAGCCAAGAGGGTGATTAATAAGATCGAACAAAGCAAAATTTTTCATAAGATACATTTCTTTGTTCCAGTAGTACACGACGACAGCGGCAGTCTCATTATCTGCAATTTTTCCCTGCTCTCGCAACGATTTAAACATCTTCTCCGTTTTTTCCTCAAGATCATTAATGATGCTTTGGGCCTCTTTTTCCTTGCCGACCACTTTACTAATCGCCGTAAGGCGATCCTTGAGGGGCAAGTACTCATCAAAGTTAGCGACATGTGCGATTTTGCTCAACATATTGTATTCGTCAGCTTGCGTCTCATAACCCAGAATTATCAAATCAGGGGATAAGCTCAGAACCGTTTCAAGGTTGGTGGGCATTCCGATATCTGGCGCCTGCTTGCTTAAATGATCATGGATTGGCTTTAAGATTGAGGACTTTTGAAAATAGCGATGAGGATAACCTACTGGTTCAAAGCCTAATTCCTGCAAATCAATGATAGCCCCTGAGCCTGCAGCAACAACAACTCTTTGTGGATTTGCAGGGATTGTAACCTCGCGACCTGTAAAATCAGTGTACTTTTTCGTCACTGTTTCAGTTTCATTGGCAGAGTTTGAACCTTTCTCAGTAGATGCTATTGTATTGCTCTGTGCCTGAGACCCACAAGCACAAAGCAGGACGATGCATAGTAATAAAACAAAGGACGATAAATAGTTTTTCATTCCTAGCCTCCTATTTCAAATGTTAAAATTGATAACGATATTCATTATCAATTGATAGTTTGAGAATAGCACATATCAAAATTAGCAACAATGGATTTTTGATAGGATTTTTGTACAGGCGTACCCTCGTCGCACATGGGTTCTTGTAAACACCATACATAAATAATAGTATAGGATTTAGGCGGTACATTCGAGCTTGTACATCTTGAACATAAGAACGGCAAGGAAATAAATATTGTATTACATAAAGCCACTAATAATGGGGAATATAAATATGTAGTATCTGAAAATGGTGTAGACCGCCCATTAATCCAAGGTGCAAAAAACTATTTTAATAAAACGGACGAGTACATTACGATCACGAGAGAAAAGGTTTTACATGATAAAATTAAACAAGCTCTAAAGGCGAAATAAACCCAATGTATATTCGGGAGTCATTAAAGAGAGTGAGAGTGCAAATGATTATTAAAGTAGCAAGTGAATCAGACTACGCTGATTTAAGACATATCTATCTAGAATCTCGCCGTAAAAGTTTTCATTGGGCCAATAAAGAAGAGATGGCTTTAGAAGACTTTGATAAGCATACTGTAGATGAGCATATCCTTTTAGCAGAGGAAGATTCTCGTATCCTTGGATTTGCTTCTGTATATTTGCCTGAGGATTTTATTCATCATTTATTCGTTCATCCTGATTTCGCAGGTAAGGGTGTTGGTGGTCAATTGCTTAAAGCCTCCATAGAAAAAATGAATAAGCCAATTAAATTGAAATGTGTATCCGAAAATCATAAAGCAATGAAGTTTTACGAGAATAATGGTTGGAAGAAAGTTGTTGAAGAAGGTAAGTCAGAGGAAAGATATTGGGTTATGGTATATGAATAAGGAAGGCACTGGGGCTTCATCATGAGGCTCCAGCTCGTCTTGTAGTCATTGCAAAAGCAAGAGACTATATCAATATTTAGAATTCCATATACATAGAGTCAGACTGTCGAGAAGCCTCGACGGTCTTTCTTATGCTCTGTTATTATAACGCGACACCGCGTTATCTTGGTGTTATGGGTGTTTTAATCAGGAGCGGAATCGAAGACCATCAAGGAAAAAATACGCCATTTCAGTCGTTTGGCTAGACTGTAGTTTTGTTCTTTGCTAGGCTTCGGACTGGGATGAAAACGGGACTTGAGCTTGTTCTGATCATGGTGGAGCAATTGCTATACTTCTAAATGGAAATACATACTTCGAAAAAGGAGCTCCATCATCATGAAGACAAACTTTAGCAACACACCTGTCACAAGCTCAGACGGGGAGAAGGAGCGTATTCGTTTCGCTAGGCGGGGACTTTTCGTTTTCTTCGCAATGCTCATTCCTCTTTCTATACTCGGGTACGTGCTGGCATTGAAATCCGAAATCTTTGTTCTACTCCTAATGTGGGCACCTGGCCTGTCCTCCATCTTCAGCCGCCTGCTGCTGCGTGAAGGCAAAGCGGATTTATCCCTGAAGGTGGGGGGAAGGCAAACACTGAAGAAATTGCCTTTTATATTGCTGTTTCCTGTATTCATTGGCCTTATTGCCTACGGAACTGCCTGGGTTACGGGGCTTGTACAATACGTCACACCGGATTCGTTCATTAAGGGATCACCTGCGGTTGTATTTATGGGACTTTTACTCATGCAAATGGTTGTCGGCACAATTGTAGGTCTGATCGGCGGTATTGGTGAGGAACTCGGATGGCGAGGCTATATGCTTACTCGGCTTATCGATGCCCGTGTTCCTTACCCGATTCTAACTAGCGGGGTCATCTGGGGGGTATGGCATCTTCCCGTAATGATTGCCGGGGCTTATTATTCAGGTCCTTACCCTGTTCTCTCTATTATTTTATTTATGATTTCGATTACCTCCTTCGGCTTCATTATAGGGCGTCTACGGCTAACAACTGGCAGTGTATGGCCAGCGGTTTTCTTGCATGCGTCATGGAATGCAATCATTCAGGACGTTTTCGATGCATCCTCCGGTGGTAAGAATGTGCTGCTGTGGACGGGAGAGTCCGGAATTATAGTAGCTCTTACCTTACTGGCTGCGGCATGGTTTTTTTCGAAGAGCAGGGCAGGATAATACAACTTTTCTGTTGACGACATCTTAATTAAGTAGTATTATTCTTCCAATTTATCTTGTTTGAAAGGAGAGTACAGATGTCAAATATTCAGGCAATCGTACTGGACTTGGACGGAACATTGCTCAGTAGTGATAAATCGATCTCTCC
This portion of the Cohnella abietis genome encodes:
- a CDS encoding GNAT family N-acetyltransferase, producing MIIKVASESDYADLRHIYLESRRKSFHWANKEEMALEDFDKHTVDEHILLAEEDSRILGFASVYLPEDFIHHLFVHPDFAGKGVGGQLLKASIEKMNKPIKLKCVSENHKAMKFYENNGWKKVVEEGKSEERYWVMVYE
- a CDS encoding type II CAAX endopeptidase family protein, with product MKTNFSNTPVTSSDGEKERIRFARRGLFVFFAMLIPLSILGYVLALKSEIFVLLLMWAPGLSSIFSRLLLREGKADLSLKVGGRQTLKKLPFILLFPVFIGLIAYGTAWVTGLVQYVTPDSFIKGSPAVVFMGLLLMQMVVGTIVGLIGGIGEELGWRGYMLTRLIDARVPYPILTSGVIWGVWHLPVMIAGAYYSGPYPVLSIILFMISITSFGFIIGRLRLTTGSVWPAVFLHASWNAIIQDVFDASSGGKNVLLWTGESGIIVALTLLAAAWFFSKSRAG
- a CDS encoding ABC transporter substrate-binding protein, coding for MKNYLSSFVLLLCIVLLCACGSQAQSNTIASTEKGSNSANETETVTKKYTDFTGREVTIPANPQRVVVAAGSGAIIDLQELGFEPVGYPHRYFQKSSILKPIHDHLSKQAPDIGMPTNLETVLSLSPDLIILGYETQADEYNMLSKIAHVANFDEYLPLKDRLTAISKVVGKEKEAQSIINDLEEKTEKMFKSLREQGKIADNETAAVVVYYWNKEMYLMKNFALFDLINHPLGYKMSEKVASLNPTTSLPYIQITEEEMHSSLIADNLFILYDNNVEAKEGFKQLRESSLFQNLEPVKNGKVHYIPLEYNDSDVVTTRKLIETFPKILETEMFK